From the Candidatus Polarisedimenticolaceae bacterium genome, the window GGAGCATCTCGTCACGTTCACGCTGAGGGGAGGGGTCGGGACGTCGCGGGGCGCGGAGCGCCGGCTCGACTGGTTCGACCCCGGGGGGTATCGCTCCCTCTACGGCTTCATCCCGTACGGCGCCTCGGCGCCGCATTACGCCCGCCTGGGGTTGACCGCCCGGTTGCGGAGCGTGGAGATCGGGCCGCTGGGCGTGTACCTCGAGGTGGGCACCGACGCGGTGAGGGGGGCGGCGCTGCGCGACGCGCTCGGGGATGCGCCCACCCGTCTGGGCTACGGCGTGAGCGCGACCGCCTTCCTTCGCCCGCTCGGCCCGATCACCCTGGGTTATTCGCGCAACGACGAGGGGGCGAACGAGCTCTTCCTCACCCTCGGGTACGACTTCCTGCGCCGTTGACCGCCTTCGGGCCCGACACGTCCGGATGCCCCGCGACGACGAATCGCAGGCGCCGCCGCGCCCAGCCCCCCGCGTAGTCGACTCCGATGCGCGGGGTGCGGCGGACGTCGCGGTCGGCGACCGTCGGCCCGCGCTCGATCCACAACGCGTCCTCGAGCAGGCTCGCGCCGTCGAGCGTGCGGTCGACCCGGAAGGCGCGGCACAGCCGGCCGGGCCCCGACGCCGAGGTCCCGTCGGGGGACGTCGTCGCGCGCAGGAGGATCGCCTGCGGGTCCCCCGCGCCCCCGGTCACGACGTTCAGGCAGTGGTGCATGCCGTAGACGAGGTAGACGTAGGCGACCCCGCCGGCCTCGTACATCGGCCGGTTGCGCGCCGTCGGACCCATCCGCGCGTGGCTCGCGAGGTCGTGCTCGCCGACGTACGCCTCGACCTCGACGATCGTGCCCCGCAGCACCGACCCGCCGTCGATCCTGCGGCAGAGGGTCGCGCCGAGCAGCTCCCGCGCGACGGCGAGCACGTCCCGCCGGTAGAATCGGGCGAGCAGCTTTCCTTCCCCGGAGGTACCCATGGTGCGCCGCATCGTCCTCGCCGCCGCGGTCGTGGCCGCGATCGTCCTGTTCTCCCTCTCCCCCGCCGGCCGCACCGTCGCGGAAGGCGTCCAGAGCGTCTACGTGACCAACTTCCCCGGCACGTTCACGGTCGAGGGCGTCGTGTCCCTCAAGGGGCCGATCCGTTCCGCGCAATTCGTCGGCCGCCGCGACGTCACCGTCCCCCCGGTATCGGCGAAGGACACGCAACGCTGGGTCGAAGGGGGCACGCTCGATCCCGACGGTTTCACGCACATGGTGCTCAGCATGACCGGCCAGATCAAGGGCGAGGTGGTCCGTCCGGGTCTCGTCACCGCGGTGCTCATCCCCGACGAGGACTCGATCGTCCGGGCGTTCGAGGAGAAAGGGCAGCTCCAGTTCGCCTTCGAGGTCAGGTCGCCCGAGGTGTCGTCGGCCTCGCCGTACTTCGCCTCCGACCAGCCGCGCTTCCAGGTGGGTTTCCCGCGGTACCGCGTCTACTTCTACAACACCGCGGAGAAGGCGGTGACGGTCAACCTCTACGCCTACCTCACGAACTGAGCGCGTGTTCGACCCGACCGACGAAGCGACCGCACTCGCCTACGACGACGCGCCCGTGTGGTCGCACCTCGCGGGCGCCCTCCTGCTCGAGCACGTGCCGCTGCGCGCGGGGGCCGCGCTCCTCGACGTCGGGTGCGGCACCGGGTTTCCGCTCCTCGAGATCGCCGCGCGCCTGGGGCCCGGAAGCCGCGCCGCGGGGATCGACCCCTGGAGCGCGGGCGTCCGGCGCGCGCGGTCGAAGGCGGCGGGGCGCGGCCTCGTCGACGTCGAGATCCTCGAGGGGGATGCGTCGGCGATGCCGTTCCCGGACGCCGTCTTCGACCTCGTCGTCTCCAACCTCGGCGTCAACAACTTCGAGGATCCTCACTCCGTCCTCGTCGAGTGCCGGCGCGTGATGAAGCCGGGCGCGACGATCGCGCTCGCGTCCAACGTGCGCGGCCACTTCCGGGAGCTCTACGAGGCGCTCGGCGCGGTCCTGACCGACGACGACGCTCGGCGCGACCTCGCCGATCACGTCGCGAGTCGCCCCGAGGGACAGGACGTCGCCGCCTCGCTCGAGGAGGCGGGGTTCGGCGTCGCGCGCGTGTTGCGTTCCGAAGCGTCGCTGCGGTTCGCCGACGCGCGGGCGCTCCTCGCGCATCCGTTCGTGAAGCTGGCGTTTCTCCCCGCCTGGCTCGAGATCGCGGGCGAGGCCGGGGTCGAGGCGATGGGCGCGGAGCTCGACCGGCGCGCGGGACCGGGGCGGCCGATCCGGCTTTCGGTGCCGCTGGCCTACGTCGAGGGACGGAACGCGGTATAAGAGGGGGCTTTCGGAGGCCCCTTCATGCCCAAGCCCCGCGTCGACGCCGCCGGCGGGTTCGCCGCCCTCGCCTACACGCTGAAGAAGGGGCGCGAGGCGGGCGGCGTGCTGAAGCTGTACACCCGGCTCCGCTCGCGCAACGCCTGCAAGACCTGCGCGTACGGGATGGGCGGGCAGGCGGGCGGGATGGTCAACGAGCATCGCTCGTTCCCCGAGGTCTGCAAGAAGTCGATCCAGGCCCAGGCCGGCGACATGCAGCGGCCGATCCCTCCGGAGTTCTGGGAGCGGCACTCGGTCGAGGACCTTTCGCGCTGGACGTCGATGCAGCTCGAATACGCCGGGCGGCTCACCCGTCCCGTCGCGTGGCGAGAGGGGGACACGCACTTCCGGCCGATCTCCTGGACCGAGGCCCTCGACCGCCTCGCCGCGGATCTCAAGGCCTCGCGCCCCGAGGAGACCTTCTTCTACGGGTCGGGGCGTTCTTCGAACGAAGCGGCCTTCCTGATGCAGGTCTTCGGGCGCGCGTACGGAACCGCGAACATCCACAACTGCTCCTATTACTGCCACCAGGCTTCGGGGGTCGCCCTCTCGCAGATCGTCGGGAGCGGAACGGCGACCCTCGTGCTCGACGATCTCGACCGCGCCGACCTCGCAATCGTCGCCGGGGCGAACCCCGCGTCGAACCACCCCCGTCTCATCGTGAAGCTCGTCGAGCTCCGAAAGCGCGGCGGCGTGGTGATCGTCGTGAACCCGTTGCGCGAGCTCGGCCTCGTTCGCTTCCGCATTCCCTCACAGGTCGGCTCGATGCTCTTCGGCTCGGAGGTGTCGGATCAGTATCTCCAGCCGCACGTCGGCACCGACATCGCCGTCTTCAAGGCGCTCCTCAAGGCGGTGATCGAGCGCGGCGGGATCGATCGGGGCTACGTCGCCGAACACGTCGAGGGGTGGGACGCGGTCGAGGCCGACGCGATCGCGACACCGTGGGAGACGCTCCTCGGAACCTGCGGCCTGACGCGCGAGGCGATCGACCGCGCCGCCGGGGCGATCGTCGACGCGAGGCGCGGGATCTTCCTGTGGGCGATGGGGCTCACCCACCACGAGCACGGCGTGGACAACGTGATCGCGCTCGCGAACCTCGCCCTCGCCCGCGGCTGGGTCGGCCGGGAGGGGTGCGGATTGCTCCCGATCCGCGGCCACTCGAACGTCCAGGGGGTCGGCTCGGTCGGATTCGCGCCCTCCGTCAAGGAGGCGTTCCAGAAGAAGATGGAGGAGGTCTACGGCCTTCCGGCGAATCCCGGAGGCGGCCTCGACACCTATCGCTGCATGGAGGCGGCGCACGACGGGAAGATCCGGGTCGCGGTCCTGCTCGGCGGGAACCTCTTCGGGTCGAACCCCGACCGGCCGTGGGCCGGAGAGGCGCTGCGGCGCATCGGCACGACCGCGTACATCACGACGAAGCTCAACGAAGGACACGTCCACGGCCGCGGGCGCTTCCACGTCCTCCTCCCCGTGCTCGCGCGCGACGAGGAGCGCCAGGCGACGACGCAGGAGAGCATGTTCAACTACGTGCGCCTGTCGGACGGCGGCGCGCCGGTCCCCGAGGGCGAGCTCAAGGGCGAGGTCGAGGCGATCTGCGCGCTCGCCTCGCGGGTCCTGCCGAAAGGACCGTTCGACTTCGAGCGCATGACCGACCACCGGGCGGTGCGCGAGGCGATCGCGAAGGTCGTCCCGGGGTATGCGCCGCTCGGCTCGATCGACGCGACGAAGCGCGAGTTCCAGATCGAGGGGCGCACCTTCCACGCGCCGCGTTTCCCGACCCCGTCGGGGAAGGCACGGACGAGCGTCCCCGCCCTCCCCGCGTTCCGGGTCGGCGCGGGCGAGTTCCGCCTGATGACCCTGCGCTCGGAAGGGCAGTTCAACACGGTCGTCTACGAGGAGCAGGACCTCTACCGCGGCATCGACCGGCGGGACGTCGTCATGATGAACGCGTCGGATGCCGCCCGGCTCGGCATCGCCGAAGGGGATGCCGTCGTCGTTTCGACCGAAACCGGCCGGATGCACGTGACCGCCGCCTTCATCGACCTGCCCCCGGGGAATCTCGCGATGT encodes:
- a CDS encoding DNA-3-methyladenine glycosylase encodes the protein MGTSGEGKLLARFYRRDVLAVARELLGATLCRRIDGGSVLRGTIVEVEAYVGEHDLASHARMGPTARNRPMYEAGGVAYVYLVYGMHHCLNVVTGGAGDPQAILLRATTSPDGTSASGPGRLCRAFRVDRTLDGASLLEDALWIERGPTVADRDVRRTPRIGVDYAGGWARRRLRFVVAGHPDVSGPKAVNGAGSRTRG
- a CDS encoding methyltransferase domain-containing protein produces the protein MFDPTDEATALAYDDAPVWSHLAGALLLEHVPLRAGAALLDVGCGTGFPLLEIAARLGPGSRAAGIDPWSAGVRRARSKAAGRGLVDVEILEGDASAMPFPDAVFDLVVSNLGVNNFEDPHSVLVECRRVMKPGATIALASNVRGHFRELYEALGAVLTDDDARRDLADHVASRPEGQDVAASLEEAGFGVARVLRSEASLRFADARALLAHPFVKLAFLPAWLEIAGEAGVEAMGAELDRRAGPGRPIRLSVPLAYVEGRNAV
- a CDS encoding FdhF/YdeP family oxidoreductase translates to MPKPRVDAAGGFAALAYTLKKGREAGGVLKLYTRLRSRNACKTCAYGMGGQAGGMVNEHRSFPEVCKKSIQAQAGDMQRPIPPEFWERHSVEDLSRWTSMQLEYAGRLTRPVAWREGDTHFRPISWTEALDRLAADLKASRPEETFFYGSGRSSNEAAFLMQVFGRAYGTANIHNCSYYCHQASGVALSQIVGSGTATLVLDDLDRADLAIVAGANPASNHPRLIVKLVELRKRGGVVIVVNPLRELGLVRFRIPSQVGSMLFGSEVSDQYLQPHVGTDIAVFKALLKAVIERGGIDRGYVAEHVEGWDAVEADAIATPWETLLGTCGLTREAIDRAAGAIVDARRGIFLWAMGLTHHEHGVDNVIALANLALARGWVGREGCGLLPIRGHSNVQGVGSVGFAPSVKEAFQKKMEEVYGLPANPGGGLDTYRCMEAAHDGKIRVAVLLGGNLFGSNPDRPWAGEALRRIGTTAYITTKLNEGHVHGRGRFHVLLPVLARDEERQATTQESMFNYVRLSDGGAPVPEGELKGEVEAICALASRVLPKGPFDFERMTDHRAVREAIAKVVPGYAPLGSIDATKREFQIEGRTFHAPRFPTPSGKARTSVPALPAFRVGAGEFRLMTLRSEGQFNTVVYEEQDLYRGIDRRDVVMMNASDAARLGIAEGDAVVVSTETGRMHVTAAFIDLPPGNLAMYYPEANALVPRRIDPKSGTPAFKSMAARIGKA